The Falco naumanni isolate bFalNau1 chromosome 14, bFalNau1.pat, whole genome shotgun sequence genome includes a window with the following:
- the GCNA gene encoding acidic repeat-containing protein isoform X3, producing the protein MKTPKSVSKKEDASLKDFIDDLDDFWDFEVRKRTTKNAHKGVQIPKKLTTSGKKNTCCQELQYSEASSDSEDSVFLENSWHDYQKGGVKDLEESRRRMKVPPPQNLQGSISRGSLDLLVRRKERSCEESTENRVPAAALQKSKEAESDSSDDDFESVIERIRKRSVPRKPVLNTSKTVYQPSTIENIKPPCEDVQPLKGEGVKTPRPSSISLQETPSRITASARIPRSELVRCSQSAKTEKRLRVCSVPGCFLQDLSNPASHYVKYFKKNKEELTQKLYCLYNSTIFEQKLPEKMAITWNKKMRRTAGYCVTGQTEGPEAKRYARIELSEKVCDSADRLRDTLIHEACHAATWLINGVRDGHGRFWRFYANKSAKIHPELPIVTRCHSYEINYKFIYECVLCKATIGRHSKSLDTDRFVCAFCGGQLVLNQPTRKDGTPARTHLTPFAKYVKENYGLTKREQYGLSHAEVMRKLSADFALKTRLQDSL; encoded by the exons ATGAAAACTCcaaaatctgtttctaaaaaGGAGGATGCAAG TTTGAAGGACTTTATCGATGACTTGGATGATTTCTGGGACTTTGaagtgagaaaaagaacaacaaagaaTG CACATAAGGGTGTTCAGATCCCAAAGAAGTTGACaacttctggaaagaaaaacacttgtTGCCAAGAACTGCAGTATTCAGAGGCTTCAAGTGACAGTGAAGATTCTGTCTTTTTAGAAAATTCATGGCATGACTACCAAAAAGGGGGGGTGAAAGACTTGGAAGAGAGTCGAAGGCGCATGAAAGTCCCACCTCCACAGAATCTGCAAGGATCAATTTCCAGAGGCAGTCTAGACTTGCTTgttagaaggaaagaaagaagctgtgAAGAGAGCACAGAAAATAGGGTTCCAGCTGCAGCACTACAAAAAAGTAAAGAGGCAGAGTCAGATAGCTCAGATGACGATTTTGAATCAGTAATAGAACGGATAAGGAAACGAAGTGTACCCCGAAAACCAGTCTTAAACACAAGTAAAACTGTGTACCAGCCAAGCACCATAG AAAACATCAAGCCACCTTGTGAAGATGTCCAGCCCTTGAAAGGAGAGGGAGTCAAGACACCAAGGCCAAGCTCCATTTCACTTCAAGAAACACCTTCCAGGATAACAGCTTCTGCAAGAATTCCTAGGAGTGAATTGGTCAGATGCTCACAATCGgcaaaaacagagaaaag GCTCAGGGTGTGCTCAGTGCCTGGCTGTTTCTTGCAAGATCTCTCAAATCCAGCTTCCCACTATGTGaagtatttcaagaaaaataaagaggagcTGACACAGAAGCTCTACTGTCTGTATAATAGTACCATCTTTGAGCAGAAG TTACCAGAGAAAATGGCAATAACCTGGaataagaaaatgagaagaacaGCAGGATATTGTGTAACTGGGCAGACAGAAGGTCCTGAAGCAAAGCGTTATGCTCGCATAGAACTTTCTGAGAAAGTCTGTGACTCTGCTG ATCGTCTTCGAGACACGCTCATTCATGAGGCTTGCCATGCAGCCACCTGGCTGATCAATGGTGTTCGTGATGGACATGGACGATTCTGGAGATTCTATGCCAATAAATCAGCTAAGATTCATCCGGAACTGCCAATAGTAACACGATGCCACAGCTATGAGATTAATTACAAATTCATCTATGAGTGTGTTCTGTGCAAAGCTAC gatTGGACGTCATTCCAAGTCTCTGGACACAGACCGCTTTGTGTGCGCATTCTGTGGGGGGCAGCTGGTCCTGAATCAGCCCACTCGGAAGGATGGCACTCCTGCTAGGACACATCTCACGCCCTTTGCAAAGTATGTCAAAGAAAACTATGGACTTACTAAAAGAGAGCAGTATGGGCTGAGTCATGCAGAAGTCATGCGGAAACTCAGTGctgattttgctttaaaaactaGACTTCAAGATTCCTTGTAA
- the CMC4 gene encoding cx9C motif-containing protein 4, translating into MVPQVDLPSPRCGTAPAGRSLNMSQKDPCQKQACEIQKCLQVNNYMESKCEAMLQEMRKCCARYPKGRSICCSGFEKEEREREKFKATSEGIPQPPQ; encoded by the exons ATGGTACCCCAGGTAGACCTTCCCTCCCCACGCTGCGGGACAGCCCCGGCTGGTCG TTCTCTGAACATGTCCCAGAAGGATCCCTGCCAGAAACAAgcctgtgaaatacagaaatgcttgCAAG tgaacAACTACATGGAGTCTAAGTGTGAAGCCATGCTTCAGGAAATGCGGAAGTGCTGTGCCCGGTACCCCAAGGGCAGATCCATCTGTTGTTCAGGGtttgagaaagaagaaagggagagagaaaagtttAAGGCGACTTCAGAAGGAATTCCCCAACCACCTCAGTAA
- the GCNA gene encoding acidic repeat-containing protein isoform X2, translating to MFLARMKTPKSVSKKEDASLKDFIDDLDDFWDFEVRKRTTKNAHKGVQIPKKLTTSGKKNTCCQELQYSEASSDSEDSVFLENSWHDYQKGGVKDLEESRRRMKVPPPQNLQGSISRGSLDLLVRRKERSCEESTENRVPAAALQKSKEAESDSSDDDFESVIERIRKRSVPRKPVLNTSKTVYQPSTIENIKPPCEDVQPLKGEGVKTPRPSSISLQETPSRITASARIPRSELVRCSQSAKTEKRLRVCSVPGCFLQDLSNPASHYVKYFKKNKEELTQKLYCLYNSTIFEQKLPEKMAITWNKKMRRTAGYCVTGQTEGPEAKRYARIELSEKVCDSADRLRDTLIHEACHAATWLINGVRDGHGRFWRFYANKSAKIHPELPIVTRCHSYEINYKFIYECVLCKATIGRHSKSLDTDRFVCAFCGGQLVLNQPTRKDGTPARTHLTPFAKYVKENYGLTKREQYGLSHAEVMRKLSADFALKTRLQDSL from the exons TTTTAGCTAGAATGAAAACTCcaaaatctgtttctaaaaaGGAGGATGCAAG TTTGAAGGACTTTATCGATGACTTGGATGATTTCTGGGACTTTGaagtgagaaaaagaacaacaaagaaTG CACATAAGGGTGTTCAGATCCCAAAGAAGTTGACaacttctggaaagaaaaacacttgtTGCCAAGAACTGCAGTATTCAGAGGCTTCAAGTGACAGTGAAGATTCTGTCTTTTTAGAAAATTCATGGCATGACTACCAAAAAGGGGGGGTGAAAGACTTGGAAGAGAGTCGAAGGCGCATGAAAGTCCCACCTCCACAGAATCTGCAAGGATCAATTTCCAGAGGCAGTCTAGACTTGCTTgttagaaggaaagaaagaagctgtgAAGAGAGCACAGAAAATAGGGTTCCAGCTGCAGCACTACAAAAAAGTAAAGAGGCAGAGTCAGATAGCTCAGATGACGATTTTGAATCAGTAATAGAACGGATAAGGAAACGAAGTGTACCCCGAAAACCAGTCTTAAACACAAGTAAAACTGTGTACCAGCCAAGCACCATAG AAAACATCAAGCCACCTTGTGAAGATGTCCAGCCCTTGAAAGGAGAGGGAGTCAAGACACCAAGGCCAAGCTCCATTTCACTTCAAGAAACACCTTCCAGGATAACAGCTTCTGCAAGAATTCCTAGGAGTGAATTGGTCAGATGCTCACAATCGgcaaaaacagagaaaag GCTCAGGGTGTGCTCAGTGCCTGGCTGTTTCTTGCAAGATCTCTCAAATCCAGCTTCCCACTATGTGaagtatttcaagaaaaataaagaggagcTGACACAGAAGCTCTACTGTCTGTATAATAGTACCATCTTTGAGCAGAAG TTACCAGAGAAAATGGCAATAACCTGGaataagaaaatgagaagaacaGCAGGATATTGTGTAACTGGGCAGACAGAAGGTCCTGAAGCAAAGCGTTATGCTCGCATAGAACTTTCTGAGAAAGTCTGTGACTCTGCTG ATCGTCTTCGAGACACGCTCATTCATGAGGCTTGCCATGCAGCCACCTGGCTGATCAATGGTGTTCGTGATGGACATGGACGATTCTGGAGATTCTATGCCAATAAATCAGCTAAGATTCATCCGGAACTGCCAATAGTAACACGATGCCACAGCTATGAGATTAATTACAAATTCATCTATGAGTGTGTTCTGTGCAAAGCTAC gatTGGACGTCATTCCAAGTCTCTGGACACAGACCGCTTTGTGTGCGCATTCTGTGGGGGGCAGCTGGTCCTGAATCAGCCCACTCGGAAGGATGGCACTCCTGCTAGGACACATCTCACGCCCTTTGCAAAGTATGTCAAAGAAAACTATGGACTTACTAAAAGAGAGCAGTATGGGCTGAGTCATGCAGAAGTCATGCGGAAACTCAGTGctgattttgctttaaaaactaGACTTCAAGATTCCTTGTAA
- the MTCP1 gene encoding protein p13 MTCP-1 — MAEGGHAGAPPVRLWVRRVGVYCDEHRKTWLVAAEEEEGMLRARIQRVQVPLGEALRPSQLPPSRLPHMWQLSQGEQYRDSNSRVWEIEHHLMLGGVEELLLKLVPGD; from the exons ATGGCAGAAGGAGGGCACGCAGGCGCTCCTCCTGTCCGGCTGTGGGTGCGACGCGTAGGTGTTTACTGCGATGAGCACCGCAAAACGTGGCTTGTGGCTGCGGAAGAG GAGGAAGGTATGCTGAGGGCTCGGATCCAAAGAGTTCAGGTTCCCCTGGGTGAGGCGCTGCgacccagccagctccccccatcCCGGCTGCCTCATATGTGGCAGCTGTCCCAGGGTGAGCAGTACAGGGATAGTAACTCTCGCGTTTGGGAGATAGAGCACCATCTCATG CTTGGTGGTGTTGAAGAACTGCTGCTTAAACTCGTGCCTGGTGATTAA
- the BRCC3 gene encoding lys-63-specific deubiquitinase BRCC36 codes for MAVQAVHLEADAFLVCLNHALSTEKEEVMGLCIGEVDTSRIVHIHSVIILRRSDKRKDRVEISPEQLSAASTEAERLAEMTGRPMRVVGWYHSHPHITVWPSHVDVRTQAMYQMMDQGFVGLIFSCFIEDKNTKTGRILYTCFQSIQAQKSSEYERIEIPIHVVPHETIGKVCLESAVELPKILCQEEQDAYRRIHSLTHLDSITKIHNGSVFTKNLCSQMSAISGPLLQWLEDRLEQNKQRVQELQQEKEQLLEELAALE; via the exons ATGGCGGTGCAGGCGGTGCATCTGGAGGCTGACGCCTTCCTGGTGTGCCTCAACCACGCGCTGAGCACCGAGAAGGAGGAGGTCATGGGGCTGTGCATCGGCGAG GTTGACACCAGCCGAATTGTTCATATCCATTCTGTGATCATCCTGCGCCGCTCTGATAAGAGAAAAGACCGCGTGGAAATTTCACCAGAGCAGCTTTCAGCTGCTTCTACAGAAGCAGAG AGATTGGCTGAAATGACAGGACGTCCCATGAGAGTCGTGGGCTGGTATCACTCCCATCCTCATATTACTGTCTGGCCATCGCATGTCG ATGTCCGCACACAAGCTATGTATCAGATGATGGACCAAGGTTTTGTAGGACTTATCTTTTCCTGCTTCATTGAGGACAAAAACACAAAG ACAGGCAGGATTCTCTACACCTGTTTCCAGTCCATTCAGGCACAGAAGAGCTCAGA GTATGAAAGGATTGAAATTCCTATTCATGTTGTCCCCCATGAGACCATTGGGAAAGTGTGTCTGGAATCAGCTGTAGAGTTGCCCAAGATCCTTTGCCAAGAAGAGCAAGATGCCTACAGGAGAATTCACAG cCTCACCCATCTAGACTCTATAACCAAGATTCATAATGGCTCAG tgTTCACAAAGAACCTCTGCAGCCAGATGTCTGCCATCAGTGGGCCGCTGCTTCAGTGGCTAGAGGACAGACTAGAGCAGAACAAACAGCgggtgcaggagctgcagcaagagaaggAGCAGCTCCTGGAGGAACTAGCTGCTTTAGAGTGA